ACAGATACCGTACGGCTCATCTGCCCGTCAGTTGATCCTGATTTTCTAAAATTTGCAGCCATCCCCTCCACTCCCTTCGGTCCAAAATAATTTTAACGCCCTCGTTCGGTATTTTTGTCAGTATGCACACATCTTGCTTCTTTATTCCCTTTGGTCTCTACATACCTGAAACAACCCTCTGCATATCCTGACTATTATTACCCCGGAAGACCCAGTATTCAAACAAAAGGGAATGAAGACAGATCCGTCTTTGCTATATTTTTTAAAAAAATTGCTCTTCGTTTAACGTCTGGTCTCCAACCAGTTATTACTTACTATATTTCGATACCAATAGTAACTTTCCTTCGGGGTGCGGACCTGTGTGCGAAAATCGACATGAATCATGCCAAATCTCATATTATATCCCTCTGCCCACTCAAAATTGTCCATAAGTGACCATGCCATATATCCTTTGACATGAAGGCCGTCATGAATCGCCCGGTGTACCTGCACCAAATGCTGCTGCATATACGAAATGCGACGGTCATCCTGAACCTTGCCATTCACGACATCATCGTTGATACAAGCCCCATTCTCTGTGATATAAATATCGAGGTTACCGTATTTTTGCAAATAATGCAGTACCTCGTACAGCCCACGCGACTCCACTGGCCAGCCGATATCTGTTACAGGTAGCCCCATATTGATTTCTTCAGATTGAAGAAACCCGGCTTCAGGATTAAAGCGATTAACCGACATACTATAGTAATTAATACCGATCATATCAATAGGCTCGCCAATAATATCCATATCACCATCCTGAATAGGCACGGTAGCTCCCTGCTCCGCGAACCAGTCTACCAAAAACTGAGGATACGAGCCTTGATAAATAGGTTGAAGAAACCAGTCACTGTGCAGGGAAATGGTGCGCGCACAAGCAGCTTTATCTTCCTCAGATGTACTGTAAGGGACAGCCCATGAGACATTGGGAGCGATACCGATCTGGCCACTGGTGCCCAGCTCACGGAAGCGGCGCACAGAAAGACCATGTGCAACTAGCAGATGATGTCCTACATCAATGGCTGTCTGAAGATTTGTCAGACCTGGGGCATGAACACCCAGCATATTGGATAAAAAGGCGATACACCACGGTTCATTGAATGTTAGCCAATGGTGTATTTTACCGTGGAACTCGCGGAACATCGTTTCTGCATACTGGACAAATGCTTGAATCGTGTGACGATTCTCCCATCCTCCAGCATCCTGAAGCGCTTGAGGCAGATCCCAATGGTACAGTGTACAAAACGGTTCAATCCCGTTTTCGTTCAACAAATCGACTACGCGATGATAATAGTCCAATCCTTCTTGATTGACTTCACCGTCACCATTGGGAAATATACGCGGCCAGGACACGGAAAAACGGTATGTACGAATGCCCAGCTCCTTCATTAGGCGGATATCTTCCTCGTAGCGATGATAGCTGTCACAAGCTACATTGCCGTTATCACCGTTGAATACTTTGCCAGGCGTATGGGCAAAGGTATCCCAGATCGACAAGCCTCTCCCATCCTCCTCATAAGCTCCTTCGATTTGATAGGCTGCCGTCGCGGTGCCCCACATAAAGTCCTGCGGAAATTGAAAAATGGTCATATTGTCTATTCCTCTCCTTCAATTATAATCGTATGTCCGTTCGTTATTTCCTGCTCTTTGGTAAAAATCCATGACAAAATAAATCCTCCGTGCTCAGGATCAGGCAGAGCCTGACGAGCATCTGCGCTAAATGGATGTGCACTGCGAATCGTGCAGCTTCCTGCTGAGATGGATGTGGCCAGTTCTGCACGGACAAGCCGGGAACCGGACCATTCCATGCCGACCGTCATCCCGCCATGTCCCTTCAATCCACTGACCCGTCCCTCCGGCCATGCCGTTGGCAGGGCAGGCAGTAACGTCAGCTCTCCCGGACGGCTTTGTAGCAGCATTTCTGCGATCCCCGCCGTCGCACCAAAATTACCGTCGATCTGAAAAGGCGGGTGAGCGTCAAATAAATTAGGATAGGTCGATTGCGACAGCAACGTGCGAACATACCGATGTGCGGCGTCGCCATCTTCCAGTCGAGCGTACAGATTAATCAACCAGGCACAGCTCCATCCGGTATGCCCACCACCGTGATCAAGCCGTCGACGCAACGATATGCGAGCCGCCTCAGCTAGCTCCGGGGTATCACGGATGTGAATTTGTCGACCAGGATATAACCCATATAGATGCGAAACATGTCGATGCCCAGGCTCCGCTTCCTCAAAATCGACAAACCATTCCTGTAGCTGACCGTGGCGACCAATTTGATAGGACATTAATCTGTCTCGTGTCTCCTCGCAGCGGTTGCGGAACTCATCATCTAGTTCCAGCAGATCCGCAGCTTGAATGCAGTTACCCAACAGCTCTCGAATCAGCGTCATATCCATGGTAGAGCCCATAGATATGCTGCAATCCTCGCCATCCGTCGTTTTGAATTTATTTTCAGGTGATGTGGATGGGGACGTCACAAGCTGACCCTCCGGGCCTTCTACGAGCCAGTCCATGCAAAAGGCTGCCGCCCCCTTCATGAGCGGATAAGCTTGTTCTGCCAAATAGGCTATATCCAAGGTAAACAGATAGCGCTCCCATAGGTGAGCAGTTAGCCATACACCTCCAAGCGGCCAAAATGCCCAGCTGGCATGTCCCCCTGAAGGTCCGGCGTATCTCCACACATCTACATTGTGATGAGCCGCCCATCCTTGAGCACCATAATGGATGGAGGCTACCCTCCGTCCCGTACGAGCCACTTCTCCAATCATGTGCAGCAAGGGTTCATGGCACTCGGCAAGATTGCATACTTCTGCGGGCCAATAGTTCATCTGAGTATTAATATTGGTTGTATAATTACTGTTCCACGGCGGCTGCACCCGGTCATTCCAGATGCCCTGAAGATTGGCAGGCTGACTCCCCGGACGCGAGCTACCCATGAGCAAATAGCGGCCATACTGAAATAACAGCACTTCCAGCCCCGGGTCGGCCTGACCTTTCTGATAACGTTCTAATCGCAGATCGGTCGGTAGAACGAATTCGTCGGTTAGAGTATCACCTCCCAGTTCTAATGCAACGCGGTCAAACAGCTTTCGATGATCCTGTTCATGGCGTTGCCGCACCTGCTCAGTTCCCAGCGAAATTGCTCCGTCTAAAATGACTTGACATGCTTCTGCTGACTCCGTTGCATCACTATTCGGCATAGCGTGAAATCCCCTAAATCCAGTAGCTGCTGCCAAATACACCGTGATTTTATCCGCGCCTGAGATGATCAGCGCACCATCAGTGTCCTTCGTCAAGGTTCCTCCCTCGGGAATAACCCTCGCCTGAACTGCAAAAGCCATCCCCAAATCATTTTCATAAACGACAGACTGTGGATGATCACCGTGATAATTAGATTCCACATGACTGGGCGCTCGTCCAGTCAATGTCATAAAGTCCCCGGATGGCTCCTCGGATGGATCATCCTCTTTATCGCTATCCC
The Paenibacillus peoriae DNA segment above includes these coding regions:
- a CDS encoding GH1 family beta-glucosidase; this encodes MTIFQFPQDFMWGTATAAYQIEGAYEEDGRGLSIWDTFAHTPGKVFNGDNGNVACDSYHRYEEDIRLMKELGIRTYRFSVSWPRIFPNGDGEVNQEGLDYYHRVVDLLNENGIEPFCTLYHWDLPQALQDAGGWENRHTIQAFVQYAETMFREFHGKIHHWLTFNEPWCIAFLSNMLGVHAPGLTNLQTAIDVGHHLLVAHGLSVRRFRELGTSGQIGIAPNVSWAVPYSTSEEDKAACARTISLHSDWFLQPIYQGSYPQFLVDWFAEQGATVPIQDGDMDIIGEPIDMIGINYYSMSVNRFNPEAGFLQSEEINMGLPVTDIGWPVESRGLYEVLHYLQKYGNLDIYITENGACINDDVVNGKVQDDRRISYMQQHLVQVHRAIHDGLHVKGYMAWSLMDNFEWAEGYNMRFGMIHVDFRTQVRTPKESYYWYRNIVSNNWLETRR
- a CDS encoding glycoside hydrolase family 95 protein; its protein translation is MTKSEKPQSLRLWYRQPAEVWEEALPVGNGRLGAMVFGGIREEHLQLNEDTLWSGFPRDGVQYDVLRYLQPARKLIADGKYKEAEQLINTNMLGRDTEAYQPLGDLWITQEGLGEIAHYERKLDLLTGTAAVTFQSDGVRYTREVIASAPDGIIMVSLTANKLGKIHASVRITSPHPCEDEVGEDVHFGDSSKWDSDKEDDPSEEPSGDFMTLTGRAPSHVESNYHGDHPQSVVYENDLGMAFAVQARVIPEGGTLTKDTDGALIISGADKITVYLAAATGFRGFHAMPNSDATESAEACQVILDGAISLGTEQVRQRHEQDHRKLFDRVALELGGDTLTDEFVLPTDLRLERYQKGQADPGLEVLLFQYGRYLLMGSSRPGSQPANLQGIWNDRVQPPWNSNYTTNINTQMNYWPAEVCNLAECHEPLLHMIGEVARTGRRVASIHYGAQGWAAHHNVDVWRYAGPSGGHASWAFWPLGGVWLTAHLWERYLFTLDIAYLAEQAYPLMKGAAAFCMDWLVEGPEGQLVTSPSTSPENKFKTTDGEDCSISMGSTMDMTLIRELLGNCIQAADLLELDDEFRNRCEETRDRLMSYQIGRHGQLQEWFVDFEEAEPGHRHVSHLYGLYPGRQIHIRDTPELAEAARISLRRRLDHGGGHTGWSCAWLINLYARLEDGDAAHRYVRTLLSQSTYPNLFDAHPPFQIDGNFGATAGIAEMLLQSRPGELTLLPALPTAWPEGRVSGLKGHGGMTVGMEWSGSRLVRAELATSISAGSCTIRSAHPFSADARQALPDPEHGGFILSWIFTKEQEITNGHTIIIEGEE